One window from the genome of Leucobacter aridicollis encodes:
- a CDS encoding 3' terminal RNA ribose 2'-O-methyltransferase Hen1: MYVSLSTTTAPVEDLTFLLHKHPARAHTRKLSVGAVSVVCTELTDERCTVALALEVDPIGLLRGQGAAMESFTLGQYVNDRPYVASSLLTGAIRGVYGTALAGNCEARPDKVAEPLDLEVHLPTVACADGAQLIRRLFEPLGWTVSASALPLDPEVPEWGDSEIFDVTLTGSAVLQVALQQLTILLPVLDDAKHYWVDQTENDKLLRHGGEWLAAHPERGLILRRFLRHQRDLIAAVDEANEADGVGAQAAGDPDGAAQTDARRPSLARERRDAVHAELTRLGAASVLDMGCGQGALLAPLARDPRITRLVGADVSARALAQAARRLGLDGASDGAADGAPEAIREKVGLIQSSLTYRDDRLRGFDAMVLMEVIEHLDPERVPVLEQTVFAEARPSHVIVTTPNIEYNAAYPGLAPGELRNHDHRFEWTRAEFADWADRVALAHGYTVVLAGIGPTADGLGSATQMAAFTRGGTK, encoded by the coding sequence GTGTACGTTTCGCTGAGCACCACCACTGCCCCTGTCGAGGACCTGACGTTCCTACTGCACAAGCATCCGGCTCGGGCGCATACGCGAAAGCTGTCGGTCGGTGCGGTGAGCGTCGTCTGCACTGAACTCACCGATGAGCGCTGCACTGTCGCGCTCGCCCTCGAGGTCGACCCGATCGGACTGCTTCGCGGCCAGGGCGCCGCGATGGAGAGCTTCACCCTTGGGCAGTACGTGAACGACAGGCCGTATGTGGCATCGTCGTTGCTCACCGGGGCGATTCGCGGGGTGTACGGAACCGCGCTTGCCGGAAACTGTGAGGCCAGACCAGACAAAGTCGCTGAGCCCCTTGATCTTGAGGTGCACCTTCCGACCGTCGCCTGCGCCGACGGAGCGCAGCTCATCCGCAGGCTATTCGAGCCGCTCGGCTGGACCGTGTCGGCAAGCGCGCTGCCGCTCGACCCCGAGGTCCCAGAGTGGGGCGATTCAGAGATCTTCGACGTCACCCTTACGGGAAGCGCAGTGCTGCAGGTCGCCCTGCAGCAACTCACGATCTTGCTCCCCGTGCTCGATGACGCGAAGCACTACTGGGTCGACCAGACTGAGAACGACAAGCTGCTCAGGCACGGCGGCGAATGGCTCGCAGCTCACCCTGAGCGCGGGCTCATTCTGCGCCGTTTCCTCCGGCACCAACGCGACCTCATCGCTGCCGTCGATGAGGCGAACGAAGCTGACGGCGTGGGAGCGCAGGCCGCAGGCGATCCTGACGGAGCCGCCCAGACCGATGCCCGTCGACCGTCGCTCGCGCGTGAGCGCCGCGACGCCGTACACGCCGAGCTCACACGACTTGGCGCTGCAAGCGTGCTCGACATGGGGTGCGGCCAGGGCGCTCTGCTCGCGCCGCTTGCCCGCGACCCGCGCATCACGCGGCTCGTCGGTGCTGACGTCTCGGCCCGCGCGCTCGCTCAGGCGGCCCGCAGGCTCGGGCTCGACGGCGCTTCGGACGGCGCCGCCGACGGCGCGCCCGAAGCGATCCGCGAGAAGGTCGGGCTCATCCAGTCTTCGCTGACCTATCGTGACGACAGGCTCCGCGGCTTCGACGCGATGGTACTCATGGAGGTCATCGAGCACCTTGATCCTGAGCGGGTGCCGGTGCTTGAGCAGACTGTGTTTGCCGAGGCGCGCCCCAGCCACGTGATCGTGACGACCCCGAACATTGAGTACAACGCCGCCTACCCCGGGCTCGCGCCCGGGGAGCTTCGCAACCACGACCACCGATTCGAGTGGACCCGCGCTGAGTTCGCGGACTGGGCCGACAGGGTCGCGCTCGCACACGGTTACACGGTCGTGCTGGCTGGCATCGGTCCGACAGCAGACGGGCTCGGCTCGGCGACACAGATGGCGGCGTTCACTCGGGGAGGAACCAAATGA